A segment of the Cellvibrio sp. KY-YJ-3 genome:
GCGCCAACTTCAATGGCATGGGAGAGATTTAATAATTCCTGCATGGAATTCGCCTGCAACTCGCTGCTGCGAATCTCACCTTTTTCCAGCAGTGCACGATGGACATACTCACGCACACTACTGGATTGCAAAATAAAGGCTTTATCCAACGCTTGTTGAATGAACAATGATTTTTGAGCTTCTGCATCCAATGCTTTATCCTCGTCAAGCATTGAGCGTACAACTTGAATATTGCGCGGCGCACGCAATTGGATTTGCGCAGGGTCGATATAACCCATTTGGATACTGGCAATCGCTTCGCCTTGCACAACTAATACCTCATCCTGCTGCTCGGGCGATAAATTGCCAAGCGAGCGGTAAATGTCCATCAGGTCATCCTGCCCGCGGCTATTAATGTAGCTGAGCTGGCGAATAATAATGTCAGCCCGCTGGGTAAAGGTGTTCAATGCGCGCCGCAGCGCGGGCAACATAATGTCACAGGCATTTTTCAAGCGTGAATCAATGGTTTGCAGCAAGGTCTCCAGCAGCGATACGCCGGGAACTACTTTTTGCGGTAATGCTTTGCGCAAGCGAATTTCCATTACTGCGCGCCAATCTTTTGCAGCGGTTTCTTCATCGCCCAAACCGTATTTCCGTTTGCGGCGAATTTTGGTGATTATGTCGGAAATTTGGTCGCGGTATTTTTCTACACTATCAGCAGACAAACGTACTTCCAGGTCAGGTTTGAATACCGTCTCCATAAAATCAAAAAACTCATCGC
Coding sequences within it:
- a CDS encoding Wadjet anti-phage system protein JetA family protein produces the protein MFFSDSRLHFFNPLTGKYRALAAECLRLLYQRLYTDLRDYGHAINREQLVDIFKEAIARAPILDIDLDVDTEGEDASEGRFKTQRDLASFIINRLIENGWLEKQVDETSLQSSYGFSRMGRLFTQPFADNDANQFRTRNRNTRNTRNSLQAFYDQGEINDLLDAYEYSERIISDFTDVIAELEERKRQLVREVESRQLIQQASDEFFDFMETVFKPDLEVRLSADSVEKYRDQISDIITKIRRKRKYGLGDEETAAKDWRAVMEIRLRKALPQKVVPGVSLLETLLQTIDSRLKNACDIMLPALRRALNTFTQRADIIIRQLSYINSRGQDDLMDIYRSLGNLSPEQQDEVLVVQGEAIASIQMGYIDPAQIQLRAPRNIQVVRSMLDEDKALDAEAQKSLFIQQALDKAFILQSSSVREYVHRALLEKGEIRSSELQANSMQELLNLSHAIEVGAADNLSSRYRFCVQQNSEWLHQQPLVANGAYFKQRDEFVISLTDEGKPHE